The Actinomycetes bacterium genome contains the following window.
GCCCTGTGACGGTCGGCGTCCCGTCCACAGCCCTGCCAGAGGTGGTTACGTTGTTTGCTGACACCACGGAGAATGGTGGCCGTCAGGGCCGCCCGCGGCCACCGCTCCCGGCAGGAGCCGCTCGTGATCCACGATCTGCTCTCCATCCCCGTACCGGTGCTCGAGAAGGTCATCCGCTCGGTCGCCGTCTACCTGTTCCTCGTGTTCGCCCTCCGCGTGGCCGGCAAGCGGGAGGTCGCCCAGCTCAACCCGTTCGACTTCGTCGTGCTCCTACTGCTCTCCAACACCGTGCAGAACGCCATCATCGGGCCGGACAACTCGCTCGCCGGCGGCCTGCTGGGCGCCGTCGTGCTGCTCGTCGCCAACCGTCTCGTCGTCCGGACCACCTACGGCAGACCCCGGCTCACCAGGCTCGTGCAGGGCTCCCCGACCATCCTGGTCGAAAACGGCAAGCTGCGAGAGCAGGAGATGCGCAAGGAGCTCATCACCGACGAGGAGCTGATGGCGGCGGTGCGGACCCAGGGCGTGCACGACCTCCGGGCCACGGACCTCGTCGCGCTCGAGCCCAACGGCGCCCTGACCGTGGAGCCGCACGACCACCTCGGCGAGATACTCAAGCGCCTGCGCCGCATCGAGGCCAAGCTCGACGCCGGAGCCCGCTGACGCAGGCGGCTCACTCCCCACGCACCCGGCTGAACAGCACCAGGTCGTGGAAGGCGCCGCCCCGGAACTGGGCCCGGCGCAGCACCCCCTCCCTGGTGAAGCCGGCCTTCTCCAGCGCCCGCTGCTCGGCAAGGTTGTCCACGTCGGTGCTCGCCTCCACCCGCTCCACCCGGGTGACGGCGAACAGGTACTCGGCCAGCAGGCGTTGCGCCTCGGTGCCGTGGCCCTTGCCGCGCTGCCCCGGCGCGATGGTGATGCCGATGTTGAACGCCCGGGAGGTGGGCGGCGGGCCGTGGTACACGGCGTGCCAGGCGACGTCGCCGATGACGGTGCCGTCGGCCAGCTCGACCAGCAGGTACCCGTCGTCCTCGGCGAGCAGGCCGGTCTGGTCGAACCGGCGCCGCAGCTCCCCCGGCGGCTTGAACCCGTACCAGTCGAACTCCGACCACCCTGGGTCGTTGCGCCATTCCTCGAGCCGGTCGAGGTCCTCCCGGCGGACGGGACGGATGCGGACCTGTGGTGCCATCGCCCACCTCCCGGCGCGGGCCGAAGGCCACCGGCTGGTGGCCCCATGCCCGCGGATCCGCTACTTGGAGGCGGTGGTCGCCTCGCCGATGGCGGCCTGGCCGGCGGCCAGGCGGGCGGTCGGCACCCGGAACGGCGAGCACGACACATAGTCAAGGCCCAGCTCGTGGCAGAAGCGCACCGAGTCGGGGTCGCCGCCGTGCTCGCCACAGATGCCAAGGTGGAGGTCGGCGCGGCTGGCGCGGCCCTCCTCGCTGGCGATGCGCATGAGCCGCCCGACGCCGGGCTGGTCGATGGTCACGAACGGGTTGGCCGGGACCAGCTTGCGCTCCTCGTAGAGGCCGAGGAACTTGCCGATGTCGTCGCGGGAGAACCCGAACGCGGTCTGCGACAGGTCGTTGGTGCCGAACGAGAAGAACTCGGCCACCTCGGCGATCTCCCCGGCCGTGAGCGCGGCCCTGGGCAGCTCGATCATCGTGCCCCACAGCACCGGGACGTCGACGCCGCGGTCGGCCATGACCTGCTTGGCGACCGGCTCGAGCTCCTCGCGCATCTGGGCCAGCTCCTCGCGGGTGACCGCCAGCGGGATCATGATCTCCACGACCGGGTTGCCGCCGTCCTGCGCGACCGTGCAGGCCGCCTCGATGATCGCCCGGACCTGCATGGCGTACAGCCCGGGCTTGAGGATGCCCAGCCGCACCCCGCGCAGGCCGAGCATCGGGTTGGTCTCGTGCAGGTCGTTGACCTTGGCCAGCACCGCCTCGGCCTCGTCGAGGGGCATCGGCTCGTCGCCGCCGACCTGGACCTGCTTGGCGCCCCTCTCCTTGGCCAGCGCGACCGCGACGGCCAGGTCGACCTGGTTGGGGAGGAACTCGTGCAGCGGCGGGTCCAGCAGCCGCACGGTGACCGGCTTGCCGTCCATCTCCTTGAAGATGCCGACGAAGTCGTCGCGTTGCAGCGGCAGCAGCACGTCGTACGCCTGCTGCTCCTCCTCGGCGGTGTCGGCGAAGATCATCGTGCGCACGGCCGCGACCCGCTCCTCGCCCAGGAACATGTGCTCGGTGCGGCACAGGCCGATGCCCTCGGCGCCCCGCTCGATGGCGTTGCGGGACTGGCCGGGGGTGTCGGCGTTGGCGCGCACCTTGAGCCGGCGCGCCCCGTCGGCGCGGGTCATGAAGCGCTCGTATGCCTGCCAGATGTTCTCCTTGCGCGCCTCGGGGTCGCCTGACCGGGCCCGCTCGATCGGCGAGTCGGTCAGCTCGAGCTGGCCGGCGTACACCTTGCCGCTGAAGCCGTCGATCGTGACCCAGTCGCCCTCGGCGACCGTGGTCCCGTTGGCCGTGAACTTCTTGCCCTGCCGGTCGACCCGGATCGCGTCGGCGCCGCACACGGCCGGGATGCCCTCGCCCCGGGCGACCACGGCGGCGTGGGAGTTGGTGCCGCCGGCCGAGGTCAAGATGCCCTGCGAGCGGATCATGCCGTGATAGTCGTCGGGGGTGGTCTCCCGGCGGACCAGGATCACCGGCTCGCCCCGCTCGGCCCACGCCTCCGCGTCGTCGGCGGTGAACACGGCCTTGCCCACCGCCGCCCCCGGGCTGGCGTTCAGGCCGGTCGCGATCGGCTCGCCGCCCCCCTCGGCGAGGACCTTCTCGAACAGCTCCTCGAGCCGGTTGGCGTCCAGTCGCAGCATGGCGGTGTCGACGTCGATCAGCCCCTCGTCGACCATGTCGTAGGCCATCACCCACTCGGCGAACGCGGTCCGCTTGCCGACCCGCGTCTGCAGCAGCCACAGCTTGCCCTGCTCGACGGTGAGCTCGATGTCGCACATGTCCCGGTAGCGCTGCTCCAGGGTGCGCATGTGACCCTTGAGCTCCTCCCACGCCTGGGGATGGACCTTGCCCATGTCCTCGAGCTTGAGGGTGTTGCGGATGCCGGCGACCACGTCCTCGCCCTGCGCGTTGGTCAGGTAGTCGCCGTACGGCTTGGCCTCGCCGCTGGCCGGGTTGCGGGTGAACGCCACCCCGGTGCCGGAGTCCTCGCCCTTGTTGCCGAACACCATCGACTGGATGTTCACGGCGGTGCCGAGGGAGTCGTCGATCTTGTTCTTGCGCCGGTAGTCCCGGGCCCGCCTGTTGTCCCAGGACCCGAACACGGCCTGGATGCCGAGCCTGAGCTGCTCCTGCGGGTCCTGGGGGAACTCCCGGTCGGCGTCCTCGGCGATGACCCGCTTGAACGCATCCACCAGCCTGCGCAGGTCGCCCTCGTCCAGGTCCACGTCGTTGAGGACGCCCTTGGCCTGCTTGGCGTGCTCGATGGCGTCCTCGAAGCGGTCGCCGTCCACGCCCATGACGGTCTTGCCGAACATCTGCAGCAGCCGGCGGTAGGAGTCCCAGGCGAACCGCTCCGACCCGGTCTGCTTGGCCAGCCCGTCCACGCTCTGGTCGTTCAAGCCGACGTTCAGCACCGTGTCCATCATGCCCGGCATCGAGAACGGCGCCCCCGAGCGGAGGCTGACCAGCAGCGGGTCGTTCGGGTCGCCGAGCCGGCGCCCCATCTTCTGCTCCAGCGCGCGCAGGTGCTCGGCGACCTCGTCGAGCATCCCGTCGGGGAACTTCCTGCCCGCGGCCCGGTAGGCGTTGCATGCCTCGCAGGTGACGGTGAACCCGTGGGGCACGGGCAGCCCCATGTTGGTCATCTCGGCGAGGTTGGCCCCCTTCCCGCCGAGCAGCTCCTTCATGTCCCGGTTGCCCTCTTCGAAGTCGTACACGTACTTGTCGGACATGGCGCCTCCTCTGGCTGGTTGCCCGTAGCGTAGTGCAGGTTCGCGCCGGATGGTGGTCGCCGGCGTCCCGCTCCTCCAAGTCGCCGGCGTCCTACCCGTCCAACCGGCGGCAC
Protein-coding sequences here:
- a CDS encoding YetF domain-containing protein, which codes for MIHDLLSIPVPVLEKVIRSVAVYLFLVFALRVAGKREVAQLNPFDFVVLLLLSNTVQNAIIGPDNSLAGGLLGAVVLLVANRLVVRTTYGRPRLTRLVQGSPTILVENGKLREQEMRKELITDEELMAAVRTQGVHDLRATDLVALEPNGALTVEPHDHLGEILKRLRRIEAKLDAGAR
- a CDS encoding GNAT family protein; translated protein: MAPQVRIRPVRREDLDRLEEWRNDPGWSEFDWYGFKPPGELRRRFDQTGLLAEDDGYLLVELADGTVIGDVAWHAVYHGPPPTSRAFNIGITIAPGQRGKGHGTEAQRLLAEYLFAVTRVERVEASTDVDNLAEQRALEKAGFTREGVLRRAQFRGGAFHDLVLFSRVRGE
- the ppdK gene encoding pyruvate, phosphate dikinase produces the protein MSDKYVYDFEEGNRDMKELLGGKGANLAEMTNMGLPVPHGFTVTCEACNAYRAAGRKFPDGMLDEVAEHLRALEQKMGRRLGDPNDPLLVSLRSGAPFSMPGMMDTVLNVGLNDQSVDGLAKQTGSERFAWDSYRRLLQMFGKTVMGVDGDRFEDAIEHAKQAKGVLNDVDLDEGDLRRLVDAFKRVIAEDADREFPQDPQEQLRLGIQAVFGSWDNRRARDYRRKNKIDDSLGTAVNIQSMVFGNKGEDSGTGVAFTRNPASGEAKPYGDYLTNAQGEDVVAGIRNTLKLEDMGKVHPQAWEELKGHMRTLEQRYRDMCDIELTVEQGKLWLLQTRVGKRTAFAEWVMAYDMVDEGLIDVDTAMLRLDANRLEELFEKVLAEGGGEPIATGLNASPGAAVGKAVFTADDAEAWAERGEPVILVRRETTPDDYHGMIRSQGILTSAGGTNSHAAVVARGEGIPAVCGADAIRVDRQGKKFTANGTTVAEGDWVTIDGFSGKVYAGQLELTDSPIERARSGDPEARKENIWQAYERFMTRADGARRLKVRANADTPGQSRNAIERGAEGIGLCRTEHMFLGEERVAAVRTMIFADTAEEEQQAYDVLLPLQRDDFVGIFKEMDGKPVTVRLLDPPLHEFLPNQVDLAVAVALAKERGAKQVQVGGDEPMPLDEAEAVLAKVNDLHETNPMLGLRGVRLGILKPGLYAMQVRAIIEAACTVAQDGGNPVVEIMIPLAVTREELAQMREELEPVAKQVMADRGVDVPVLWGTMIELPRAALTAGEIAEVAEFFSFGTNDLSQTAFGFSRDDIGKFLGLYEERKLVPANPFVTIDQPGVGRLMRIASEEGRASRADLHLGICGEHGGDPDSVRFCHELGLDYVSCSPFRVPTARLAAGQAAIGEATTASK